A genome region from Chryseobacterium sp. G0186 includes the following:
- a CDS encoding helix-turn-helix domain-containing protein, which translates to MKYLQLLFFVVFGITTAQTVHTIDSLKGYSYLDLENKFYDYNYEGKSVESNLIASYYLQKAKRENNNTQIAEGYAYKCINENKENAFKYIDSMALVAKRIHDNVYPARVYLLRANIFFKYDHQKEALDNYIIGLKYARQKGNKRQVALAETNIAYLNSYIGKHAEAAKVLRYYLDNADYLHENEIEKIRTNLADTYIEINKMDSANILINEGLEAFKNKDTYKYNQYLSLSAFYNLKLGKFHRAADSANNSKEFFLNNGDTRDVIYSFFYLGQAYAGLQQKEKAVENFAKVDSIAKKNSYTFPEQREVYTYLIDYYKTKENKQKQLYYIDRFLEIDKVLDSEYKYLSKELQRKYDTPKLLAEKQAILQEIKTKKYLFYALIGALSLLLITAIILFLKARKAEKRHRKIAQDLIRSVEENKAQISEIENREAQTETTDFTTTAFSMEPKSPIGKQFELIEVTDTSESPNKPYKSLTLEATEPILEALKKFENKEQYLEKGLTLGKLAKSINTNTSYLSEVINVYKEKNFTSYINDLRIDYALNRLVHDKKFRSYKLPAISEEIGYNSVQAFHMAFKKKTGTTPSIYIKEIERQNHV; encoded by the coding sequence ATGAAATATCTCCAACTTCTATTTTTTGTTGTATTTGGTATCACAACTGCACAAACTGTTCATACAATTGATTCTCTTAAGGGATATTCTTATCTGGACCTGGAAAATAAATTTTATGATTATAACTATGAGGGAAAATCCGTTGAATCTAACCTTATAGCAAGCTATTATTTACAAAAAGCTAAAAGAGAAAACAACAATACTCAAATAGCTGAAGGATATGCTTATAAGTGCATCAATGAAAATAAGGAAAATGCTTTCAAATATATTGATAGTATGGCATTGGTGGCAAAAAGGATTCATGATAATGTCTATCCTGCCCGTGTTTATTTATTAAGAGCTAATATTTTTTTCAAATACGATCATCAAAAAGAAGCTTTGGATAATTATATAATAGGTTTAAAGTATGCCAGGCAAAAAGGAAATAAAAGACAGGTTGCCTTGGCGGAAACTAATATTGCATACCTAAACAGTTATATAGGAAAACATGCAGAGGCTGCAAAAGTACTCAGATATTATTTGGACAATGCTGATTATCTGCATGAAAATGAAATAGAAAAAATACGAACAAATTTAGCAGATACCTATATTGAAATTAATAAAATGGACTCTGCCAATATATTAATTAATGAAGGTTTAGAAGCTTTTAAAAATAAAGATACCTACAAATACAATCAATACTTATCACTTTCAGCTTTCTATAATTTAAAGCTGGGCAAATTTCACAGGGCAGCCGATTCTGCCAATAATAGTAAAGAGTTTTTTCTAAACAATGGTGATACCCGAGATGTAATTTATTCATTTTTTTACTTGGGACAAGCCTATGCAGGACTCCAACAAAAAGAAAAAGCCGTAGAAAATTTTGCAAAAGTAGATTCTATTGCAAAAAAGAACAGTTATACTTTTCCAGAACAACGGGAGGTATACACCTATCTTATAGATTATTACAAAACAAAAGAGAATAAACAAAAGCAACTGTATTATATTGATCGTTTTTTAGAGATAGACAAAGTATTAGATTCTGAATATAAGTATCTGTCAAAAGAACTTCAAAGAAAATATGATACCCCAAAACTTTTAGCTGAAAAACAGGCTATTCTTCAAGAAATTAAAACAAAAAAATATTTATTTTATGCCTTAATTGGTGCCTTAAGCTTACTCCTTATTACTGCTATAATTTTATTTTTGAAAGCTAGAAAAGCCGAAAAAAGACATAGAAAAATTGCTCAGGACTTAATTCGTTCCGTAGAAGAAAATAAAGCTCAGATATCCGAAATTGAAAATAGAGAAGCTCAAACAGAAACTACTGATTTCACAACGACTGCCTTTTCTATGGAACCTAAATCTCCGATTGGTAAACAATTTGAATTGATTGAAGTAACTGATACATCAGAATCACCCAATAAACCATACAAATCTCTCACTCTGGAAGCTACAGAACCTATTCTGGAAGCCTTGAAAAAATTTGAAAATAAGGAACAATACCTTGAGAAAGGCCTTACATTAGGAAAATTGGCAAAAAGTATCAATACCAATACATCTTACCTTTCTGAAGTGATTAATGTTTATAAAGAAAAAAACTTCACTTCCTATATTAATGATCTCCGAATAGACTATGCGCTTAATCGTCTAGTACATGACAAAAAGTTTCGTTCCTACAAGTTGCCTGCAATATCTGAAGAGATAGGATACAATAGTGTGCAGGCTTTTCATATGGCATTTAAGAAAAAAACAGGAACTACTCCCTCCATTTATATTAAAGAAATTGAAAGGCAGAATCACGTGTAA
- a CDS encoding prolyl oligopeptidase family serine peptidase: MNKLLFFVITFLFLRMEAQNAPSSPVTDQYFGTTIVDPYRNLEDLRDVKTTSWMKLQTEKTEDALSKIPNRDYYSKARLILDQRQGYIVSDLKITGNDRYFYLKKGANEKVAKVYYKVGINGREELLFDPVNFKNGVLNSTSAHSVTLISPSWDGNKLAISIAEKGKEISQIIVMDVPRRYVYPEIITQTNPSSVGGIKWLEDNTGFFYVYYPVVDITSDLFSMNTESVLYKIGEDPNKRNVVFSGINNPNLKISSEKFPAVLVFNADDPYYIGILVDEEDNRKTFVIKKEDLLKGKKNWEPLYNKEDKVFYVRLAGEEIIFLSGYNSSNFKLCKTKVKQSNFKNPEILVPEKKDEVIESYTINKDGIYFTTTKNGVEAKLYLYKDGKEIPIALPYTSGNISLQSKGKNFSDLWVTCSGWLNEGQRFRYDLKSNTFTPENLTPVIEYPEFKDIVVEEITIKSRDNQDIPLSLIYNKRNLKKDGSAPTLIDAYGAYGISRSPFFAKSYLLWANQGGVIAVAHVRGGGEKGEDWHLGGYKETKPNSWRDLIDCTEYLIKEKYTSKDKIAVWGTSAGGITVGRAITERPDLFKAAIVEVGMTNMLRFENTPNGEGNIKEFGTSKNPNEFKYLLEMDAYQHIKKGTKYPATLVTGGINDNRVIVWQPTKFAARLMASTTSENPVLLKIDYEGGHGGNIPIAQRYASIGDIFAFALWQLGHPNYQFKENPEK; the protein is encoded by the coding sequence ATGAATAAGTTACTTTTTTTTGTTATTACCTTTCTTTTCTTAAGAATGGAGGCTCAAAATGCCCCATCTTCTCCTGTTACAGATCAATATTTCGGTACCACTATTGTAGATCCTTATAGAAACCTGGAAGACCTTCGAGATGTAAAAACTACCTCATGGATGAAACTACAGACAGAGAAAACGGAGGATGCTTTAAGTAAGATCCCAAATCGTGATTATTATTCAAAAGCAAGATTAATTTTAGATCAAAGGCAAGGGTATATTGTATCTGATTTAAAAATTACAGGAAATGACAGATATTTTTATTTGAAGAAAGGTGCTAATGAAAAAGTAGCAAAAGTATATTACAAAGTTGGTATTAATGGGCGTGAAGAGTTATTATTTGATCCTGTTAATTTCAAGAATGGTGTGCTCAATTCTACTTCTGCCCATTCGGTAACTTTAATAAGTCCTAGTTGGGATGGAAATAAACTAGCGATATCCATTGCAGAAAAGGGAAAAGAAATTTCTCAAATTATTGTTATGGATGTTCCTCGCAGATACGTTTATCCTGAAATTATTACACAAACCAATCCGTCATCTGTTGGGGGAATAAAATGGTTAGAAGATAATACAGGGTTCTTTTATGTATATTATCCCGTGGTTGATATTACCTCTGATTTGTTTTCGATGAATACGGAATCAGTTCTTTATAAAATAGGAGAGGATCCCAACAAAAGAAATGTTGTTTTTTCAGGCATCAACAACCCCAATTTAAAAATTAGTAGTGAAAAATTTCCTGCAGTATTGGTTTTCAACGCTGACGACCCTTATTACATTGGTATATTGGTAGATGAAGAAGACAATAGAAAAACATTTGTCATCAAAAAAGAAGACCTGTTAAAAGGTAAGAAAAACTGGGAACCGTTATATAATAAAGAAGATAAAGTATTTTATGTAAGATTAGCGGGAGAAGAAATTATTTTTTTATCAGGATATAATTCTTCAAATTTTAAGCTTTGCAAAACGAAAGTTAAGCAATCCAACTTTAAAAATCCAGAAATATTAGTTCCTGAGAAAAAAGATGAAGTTATTGAAAGCTACACCATCAATAAAGATGGCATTTATTTTACCACTACAAAAAATGGGGTAGAAGCTAAGCTTTATCTGTATAAAGATGGAAAAGAAATACCAATAGCATTACCTTATACTTCAGGAAATATTAGTCTACAATCTAAAGGGAAAAATTTTTCAGACTTATGGGTAACCTGTTCTGGATGGTTAAATGAAGGACAACGTTTTAGATATGACTTAAAAAGTAACACCTTTACTCCGGAAAATCTAACTCCTGTTATTGAATACCCAGAGTTTAAAGATATTGTTGTAGAAGAAATTACAATTAAATCAAGAGATAATCAGGATATTCCTTTATCATTAATCTATAATAAACGTAACCTTAAAAAAGATGGTAGTGCACCTACCTTAATAGATGCTTATGGTGCCTATGGAATTTCTAGAAGTCCCTTTTTTGCTAAAAGTTATTTATTATGGGCGAATCAAGGAGGTGTCATTGCCGTTGCCCATGTGAGAGGAGGAGGGGAAAAAGGAGAAGACTGGCATCTGGGAGGCTATAAAGAAACAAAGCCTAACTCTTGGAGAGATTTAATTGATTGTACAGAATATCTAATTAAAGAAAAGTATACTTCAAAGGATAAAATAGCTGTTTGGGGAACCAGTGCGGGAGGGATTACAGTAGGGAGAGCAATAACTGAAAGACCAGACCTATTTAAAGCAGCTATTGTTGAAGTTGGAATGACCAATATGCTGAGATTTGAAAACACTCCGAATGGTGAGGGAAATATAAAAGAATTTGGTACATCCAAAAATCCAAATGAATTTAAATATTTATTGGAAATGGATGCTTATCAACATATTAAAAAAGGTACAAAATACCCTGCTACCTTAGTAACCGGAGGAATTAATGATAATAGAGTCATTGTATGGCAACCTACTAAATTTGCAGCTAGATTGATGGCTAGTACTACTTCAGAGAACCCTGTTTTGTTAAAAATAGATTATGAAGGTGGTCATGGAGGCAATATTCCTATAGCGCAGCGATATGCCAGTATAGGAGATATATTTGCATTTGCATTGTGGCAGTTGGGGCATCCTAACTATCAGTTCAAAGAAAATCCTGAAAAATAA
- a CDS encoding vitamin K epoxide reductase family protein: MIFDKLINYLKLDKQEFVFQFNSHPNYPSALAFSDTLNFMGVKNDAYELDKEYWNELPEEFIAIVENSFSLVKKSGNSYSVYSEKAKTLNQEELYDKSTNFVLLFEKTEKAENKMAFNFKPILYAIFAVILVYSLLSQQIYEAIFNLLSLAGVYISLEIFNQKFGNSSTVIGSICGVPAAAQSVNACDKIIKQDKTSILGLKFSDFSLIYFTGLAILGLFLPGTAYIVKGFTIVSILAIGYSLYIQAFVEKAFCRVCLLIISILVGQLVISIFFFQNLPFEIGTLLLTVILWGLIFSAVIYFNTLLEQKEELQKSNAKNLRFKRNYELFKSQLLQKEKITFQDSQTFSVGKKDARLRISIVSNPYCGFCKDAHKLAENLLEKYPDDISLQMRFNYTSERADEKYTRLISDLTHIYKHKTEKEFLNTVEEWFETRDEAKINTLSGGVPTSENLNPLIEMSIENSNAGLNFTPIFIINGYQFPEKYDREDIVFFVDELIEDEDF, translated from the coding sequence ATGATTTTTGACAAACTAATTAACTACTTAAAACTTGATAAACAGGAGTTCGTCTTCCAGTTTAATTCCCATCCCAATTACCCGTCTGCATTAGCATTTAGTGATACATTGAACTTTATGGGAGTGAAAAATGATGCTTATGAATTGGATAAGGAATATTGGAATGAGCTTCCTGAGGAATTCATTGCCATTGTAGAGAATTCTTTCTCATTGGTAAAGAAATCAGGAAATAGTTATTCAGTTTACTCGGAAAAAGCAAAAACACTTAATCAAGAAGAACTATATGACAAATCAACAAATTTTGTTCTGCTGTTTGAAAAAACGGAAAAGGCAGAAAACAAAATGGCATTCAACTTCAAACCGATTTTATATGCTATTTTTGCTGTTATCCTCGTTTATTCTCTTCTAAGTCAACAGATATATGAAGCTATTTTCAATCTGCTTTCATTAGCAGGTGTATATATTTCCTTGGAAATATTTAATCAAAAATTCGGAAATAGTTCTACTGTAATAGGAAGCATATGTGGCGTACCGGCAGCTGCCCAATCTGTTAATGCCTGTGATAAGATTATAAAACAAGACAAAACCAGTATTTTAGGTTTAAAATTTTCTGATTTTTCATTAATCTATTTTACAGGGCTTGCCATACTAGGCTTATTCTTACCAGGAACAGCTTATATTGTAAAAGGATTTACGATCGTTTCCATATTAGCTATTGGCTACTCTCTATACATCCAGGCTTTTGTAGAAAAAGCATTCTGTAGAGTTTGTCTTTTAATTATTTCAATTCTGGTCGGGCAATTGGTTATCAGTATTTTTTTCTTCCAAAATCTTCCTTTTGAGATCGGAACACTTTTACTAACCGTTATTTTATGGGGACTTATTTTTTCCGCCGTTATTTATTTCAACACATTACTGGAGCAGAAAGAAGAACTTCAAAAATCCAATGCTAAAAACCTTAGATTTAAAAGAAATTATGAGTTATTTAAAAGCCAGTTACTGCAAAAAGAAAAAATAACATTTCAGGATTCTCAAACTTTCTCAGTAGGGAAAAAGGATGCAAGACTTCGTATATCTATTGTTTCCAATCCATACTGTGGCTTCTGTAAAGATGCTCATAAATTGGCAGAAAACCTTTTAGAGAAATATCCTGATGATATTTCCCTACAAATGAGATTCAACTATACTTCTGAAAGAGCTGACGAAAAATATACCCGACTCATTTCAGATTTAACCCATATCTACAAGCATAAAACAGAAAAAGAATTCCTTAATACTGTAGAAGAATGGTTTGAAACAAGAGATGAGGCAAAGATCAATACATTATCAGGAGGGGTTCCTACATCCGAAAACCTGAATCCCTTGATTGAAATGTCTATAGAAAACAGTAATGCCGGGTTAAATTTTACCCCAATTTTCATTATCAATGGTTATCAGTTCCCAGAGAAGTATGATCGAGAAGATATTGTATTTTTTGTTGATGAATTAATAGAAGACGAAGACTTTTAG
- the gwsG gene encoding grasp-with-spasm system ATP-grasp peptide maturase, whose product MILIISNNGDSTTTKVIKYLSAMGKKFIRVHEDEFFEIKADKKRIYLISDRNNFFLDEIESTWYRRGGLKFKRFHYNNDAVNHHMDEHQHWLEDYVIKTLESKKTINKQSNNHVNKLLVLEQAKKIGLNVPEYFLAENTDEVIVNKTITKPITENVILDSVDKNLNGIIYTSVIQEKEKDNFFLTFFQEKIEKDFEIRSFYLHGKMWSTAIISQNDEQTKTDFRKYNYKRPNRKVRYQLPENIEEKAHQLMQLLDLSCGSIDFIKSGDTFYFLEVNPTGQFIGLSDICNYSLEKEIAQYL is encoded by the coding sequence ATGATACTCATCATATCGAATAACGGAGACTCTACGACTACAAAAGTCATCAAATATCTTTCGGCAATGGGAAAGAAGTTTATTCGGGTACATGAAGATGAGTTTTTTGAAATTAAAGCAGATAAAAAAAGAATTTATCTGATCAGTGACAGAAACAATTTTTTTCTTGATGAAATTGAAAGTACATGGTACAGAAGAGGAGGATTAAAATTTAAACGTTTTCACTACAATAATGATGCTGTCAACCATCATATGGATGAACATCAGCATTGGCTGGAAGATTACGTGATAAAAACTTTAGAATCAAAAAAAACTATTAATAAACAAAGTAACAATCACGTCAATAAACTTCTGGTCTTAGAACAAGCTAAAAAAATAGGATTAAACGTTCCGGAATATTTTTTAGCAGAAAACACAGATGAAGTCATTGTTAATAAAACAATTACAAAACCTATTACAGAAAATGTGATATTAGATTCTGTCGATAAAAATTTGAACGGTATCATTTACACTTCAGTAATACAAGAAAAAGAAAAAGACAATTTTTTCCTTACATTTTTCCAGGAAAAGATTGAAAAAGATTTTGAAATAAGGAGTTTTTATCTGCATGGTAAAATGTGGTCTACGGCTATTATCTCTCAAAATGATGAACAAACTAAAACCGATTTCAGAAAATATAATTATAAAAGACCCAACAGAAAGGTGCGATATCAGCTTCCTGAAAATATTGAAGAAAAAGCACATCAGCTGATGCAATTATTAGATTTAAGCTGTGGTTCAATAGACTTTATAAAAAGCGGAGACACTTTCTATTTTTTAGAAGTTAATCCTACAGGACAATTTATAGGGCTGTCAGACATTTGCAATTATTCATTGGAAAAAGAAATAGCACAGTATTTATGA
- a CDS encoding TIGR04139 family peptide modification target, with protein MKKLTGMKKNFSSLENKKLKREDLKLIDGSLKSYAIESSAAVTTPGCYEADHYSSNGGSYIGRLEIC; from the coding sequence ATGAAAAAGTTAACAGGAATGAAGAAAAATTTCTCTTCATTAGAAAACAAAAAACTGAAAAGAGAAGACTTAAAGCTTATTGATGGTAGTTTAAAATCTTATGCTATCGAATCTAGTGCTGCTGTTACAACACCAGGATGCTACGAAGCAGACCATTATTCTTCTAATGGAGGATCTTACATTGGTAGACTAGAAATTTGCTAA
- the gwsS gene encoding grasp-with-spasm system SPASM domain peptide maturase — MRYFNLFSGIVITKGASRILISDLQRKISDLYPLELYDIIEELKNDSIENILENYDAESQQIIHEYLELLLENEYGFITNEDWDKNFPPLSYEIHESNKISNIFIEVDHISVLDKIKDSIDNLGVKHLVIYYAKELSTEEIQDIDNKFKNTVLEGIEIYLPFHKTMDEIFFQTLNETTKRIYNLICYNCFETPFKAKDEFRFSVHYIEEDLKISACGKVDMKYFNTNLPKVIEAMNHNSCLHKKIGIDSKGNIKNCPLMSQAFGNIHTSSLEKILIESDFKKYWNLTKDQIEGCKDCEFRYVCTDCRAFTEGNMSNKDGLDISKPLKCGYDPYTGVWEDWTKNPLKQKTIKDYHMESLLN, encoded by the coding sequence ATGAGATATTTTAACTTATTCAGTGGTATTGTAATCACCAAAGGAGCCAGTAGAATCCTGATCTCTGATCTACAAAGGAAGATCTCTGACCTTTATCCTCTGGAATTATATGATATTATTGAAGAGTTGAAAAATGATTCTATTGAAAATATATTGGAAAATTATGATGCAGAATCTCAACAGATTATCCATGAATATTTAGAGCTTCTTCTGGAAAATGAATATGGTTTTATAACTAATGAAGACTGGGATAAGAATTTCCCTCCTTTATCATATGAAATTCATGAATCTAACAAAATTTCAAATATTTTTATAGAAGTTGATCATATATCTGTACTTGACAAGATAAAAGACTCAATTGATAATTTGGGAGTAAAACACTTGGTGATATATTATGCTAAAGAACTCTCTACAGAAGAAATTCAAGATATTGACAATAAATTTAAAAACACTGTTTTAGAAGGAATTGAAATATATCTGCCTTTTCATAAAACGATGGATGAAATATTTTTTCAGACACTCAATGAAACGACAAAAAGAATTTATAATCTCATTTGCTACAATTGCTTTGAGACCCCTTTCAAAGCAAAAGATGAGTTCAGATTTAGTGTACATTATATTGAAGAAGATTTAAAAATCTCTGCCTGTGGAAAGGTAGATATGAAATACTTCAATACCAATCTTCCGAAAGTTATTGAAGCAATGAACCACAATTCTTGTTTGCATAAGAAAATTGGAATTGATAGTAAAGGAAATATAAAAAACTGTCCGTTAATGTCTCAGGCTTTCGGGAATATCCATACCTCAAGCCTTGAGAAAATACTGATAGAAAGTGATTTCAAAAAATACTGGAATCTCACAAAAGATCAGATTGAAGGTTGTAAAGATTGTGAATTCCGTTATGTATGTACAGACTGCAGAGCCTTTACAGAGGGAAATATGAGCAATAAGGATGGACTTGATATTTCAAAACCTTTAAAATGTGGATATGACCCCTATACAGGAGTATGGGAAGACTGGACAAAAAATCCATTGAAACAAAAAACAATTAAAGATTATCATATGGAAAGTCTTTTAAACTAA
- a CDS encoding peptidase domain-containing ABC transporter, with protein sequence MKKFPFYKQPDTKDCGPTCLRIVSKYYGKSISLQQIRALSETTREGSSLLGLSDAAENLGFRSLGVQIDFNTLVEEVPLPCIVHWNKNHFVVVYKTDKNNKVYISDPSYGLITYSREEFIKSWIGENADENTEEGIALILETTPSFFQTEFDNEESKASFSFLSKYLLKYKSLVIQLAVGLLAGSLLSLVFPFLTQSIVDVGIQNQDINFIYLVLLAQIMLFLGRMGIEVIRSWILLHLSARINISIISDFFIKLMKLPISFFDTRMTGDIMQRINDHHRIEQLLTSSSLNTLFSMVNLIIFSIVLLLYDYRLFIVYLVGAGMYIGWISFFLKKRKELDYKRFSQVSQEQSKVIELINGMQEIKMHNAEKQKRWDWEFLQVKLFKIRIKSLSLEQWQSVGGNFINQIKDILVSFLSAKLVLSGNLTLGMMLSVQYIIGQLNSPLLQLIDFIKQTQDAKISLERLGEIHDKEDEEDKNEQYATEIPHRDIEITDMSFRYIGSDVPVFENLNLSIPYRQTTAIVGASGSGKTTLLKLLMKFYDPDQGDIKIGNTNLKNISPRFWRDQCGVVMQEGYVFNDTIANNIGVGEDHIDKQKLRRAVEIANIREFIEGLPLSYNTKIGNEGVGVSGGQKQRLFIARAVYKSPEYILFDEATSALDANNEKIIMENLEQFFKGKTAVVIAHRLSTVKHADKIIVLDKGKVVEEGSHAELVDLRGEYYRLVKNQLELGN encoded by the coding sequence TTGAAAAAATTTCCTTTTTATAAGCAACCAGACACTAAAGACTGTGGCCCTACCTGCCTTAGAATTGTAAGTAAATATTACGGTAAAAGCATCTCTCTACAACAGATTAGAGCCCTTTCTGAAACCACCCGTGAGGGAAGTAGCCTCCTTGGACTGAGTGATGCTGCAGAAAATCTGGGATTCCGTTCATTAGGAGTCCAAATAGACTTCAATACCCTTGTAGAAGAAGTTCCTCTTCCCTGTATCGTACATTGGAATAAAAACCATTTCGTTGTTGTTTATAAAACCGATAAAAATAACAAGGTCTATATCTCTGATCCCAGTTATGGACTGATTACTTATAGCAGAGAAGAATTCATCAAATCCTGGATTGGAGAAAATGCCGACGAAAATACAGAGGAAGGAATTGCCCTTATCCTCGAAACAACTCCTTCATTTTTTCAGACTGAATTTGACAATGAAGAAAGTAAGGCAAGCTTTTCCTTTCTTTCAAAATATCTTCTAAAATACAAATCACTTGTTATACAGCTAGCTGTAGGCCTTTTAGCAGGAAGTTTACTGTCCTTGGTTTTCCCGTTTCTTACCCAAAGTATTGTAGACGTTGGAATACAGAATCAGGATATTAACTTTATCTACTTGGTATTGCTAGCCCAGATCATGTTATTCCTCGGAAGAATGGGAATTGAAGTTATCCGAAGCTGGATCCTTCTCCATCTTTCTGCCAGAATTAATATTTCGATCATCTCCGATTTTTTTATCAAACTGATGAAGCTCCCAATAAGCTTTTTTGATACAAGAATGACAGGAGATATCATGCAAAGGATCAACGATCACCACAGAATAGAACAGCTCCTTACGAGTTCTTCTCTTAACACTCTATTCTCCATGGTCAACCTTATCATCTTCAGTATTGTTTTATTATTATATGATTACAGACTATTCATTGTATATCTTGTAGGAGCTGGAATGTACATTGGGTGGATCAGCTTTTTCCTTAAAAAAAGAAAGGAACTTGATTATAAAAGATTCTCTCAGGTATCTCAGGAGCAAAGTAAAGTTATTGAGCTTATCAACGGAATGCAGGAAATCAAAATGCATAATGCTGAGAAACAGAAACGATGGGACTGGGAATTTCTTCAGGTAAAGTTATTTAAAATAAGAATAAAATCTCTTTCCTTAGAGCAATGGCAGTCGGTAGGAGGAAACTTCATCAACCAGATTAAGGATATTCTCGTGAGCTTCCTTTCGGCAAAACTTGTGTTAAGTGGAAATCTTACGTTAGGGATGATGCTTTCTGTACAGTACATCATTGGACAATTGAATAGCCCACTACTACAGTTGATAGACTTTATCAAACAGACTCAGGATGCTAAAATCTCCCTTGAAAGACTTGGAGAAATCCACGATAAGGAAGACGAAGAGGACAAAAATGAACAATATGCTACAGAAATTCCGCATAGAGATATTGAAATTACCGATATGTCTTTCAGATACATTGGATCTGATGTTCCTGTATTTGAAAACCTAAACCTTTCCATCCCTTACCGACAAACTACAGCTATTGTAGGCGCCAGCGGAAGCGGAAAAACAACTCTTTTAAAACTTCTGATGAAATTTTATGATCCCGATCAGGGAGATATTAAAATAGGAAATACCAATTTAAAAAATATTTCTCCCCGATTCTGGAGAGACCAATGTGGAGTTGTAATGCAGGAAGGGTATGTATTCAATGACACAATTGCCAATAATATTGGAGTTGGTGAGGATCATATCGACAAGCAAAAACTAAGACGCGCTGTAGAAATTGCCAATATCAGGGAATTCATTGAGGGGCTTCCTCTAAGCTACAATACAAAAATAGGAAACGAGGGTGTTGGAGTAAGTGGCGGACAGAAACAGAGACTCTTTATAGCAAGAGCCGTTTACAAATCACCGGAATATATTTTGTTTGATGAAGCCACATCAGCACTGGATGCCAATAATGAAAAGATCATTATGGAAAATCTGGAACAATTCTTTAAAGGTAAAACAGCTGTAGTTATTGCACACAGGCTGTCTACTGTAAAACATGCGGATAAGATCATTGTGCTGGATAAAGGAAAAGTGGTAGAAGAAGGCAGCCATGCAGAACTGGTTGATTTACGGGGCGAATATTACAGATTAGTTAAGAATCAGCTGGAACTTGGAAATTAA
- a CDS encoding bacteriocin-like protein — MKNLKSLSRENLRTLKGGITQECARIQSEASYCESKINPPKEGAINACNKWCYY; from the coding sequence ATGAAAAATTTAAAAAGCCTCTCAAGAGAAAATCTAAGAACACTAAAAGGTGGTATCACTCAGGAATGCGCAAGAATTCAGAGTGAAGCAAGCTATTGCGAATCTAAAATAAATCCACCGAAAGAAGGAGCTATAAATGCATGTAACAAATGGTGCTATTACTAG